The genomic DNA aaaataagGAAACAAAAATCCTTCCTGGTCACTCTGGAAAGCACCACTATCATGCTTGGTTACATAAATAGATATGCTTCAGATCTTCCGGATTTGAACATGCAAGAGCAAGTAGTATGTTGAATAAGaaattatatgttttttttttttttcttcctggaCTATATACCTGACCATTGCACATactaaacattctgaacttttGCACACACTCCCTCAACATTGTTGCACATCCTGCACTAAACCATACAGCCTTCTTTTCTTATAGTTAGACTTagttatattgtacatatttgttaAGTTTATCATGTCTTTTATCATTAATTGTTCATTtccttttaatatgtttatgtatgcaccaaccacctAGGCAAAGTTCTTGTGTTACTTGCTTAGCAATAAATCCTGTTCTGATTCTGACTCCTCTTCCATCCTCCCTCATTTTCACCAGTTTTGGCCCATCCGAGGTTTCGTATCGGTGACCAGGAGTTCGACGCTCTCCCTGCTTTGCTAGAGTTCTACAAAATCCACTACTTGGACACCACCACCTTAATAGAACCCATTAACAAGTCCAGACACACTTCCTTCATCAGCCTCGGCCCCGGCGGTCCCCCGCCTCGCCTGGAAGACGAGTATGTCCGAGCACTTTTCGATTTTCCCGGCAATGACGAGGAGGATCTCCCATTTAGGAAGGGCGATATTCTCCGAGTTCTGGAGAAGCCAGaggagcagtggtggaatgccCAGAACTCTGAAGGCCGGGCGGGGATGATCCCAGTGCCGTACGTGGAGAAGTACCGACCAGCGTCTCCGAGTTCGATGGCAGGGCCCGGCGTTCCTGGGGGGCCGCCGGGAGGAATGGGAATGCTAGGGAACTCTGACGGCTCTGCAGCACAGTCCGGCCCTCCGCTGCTGGGAGACCCCAGCCAGTACGCCCAGCCCACCCCCCTCCCAAATCTCCAGAATGGACCTGTCTATGCCAGGGCCATACAGAAGAGGGTGCCTAATGCCTATGACAAGACTGCCCTGGCCTTAgaggtaaatgtgtgtgtgtgtgtgtgtgtgtgtggttattttCCTGACTCTATGCATCCTCTTAACATGTGCTAGAGGAAAGGAGACAGTTAGTGAAGAAGGATGTAGGGCCAGCCCTTTAAGCCTATCAAGACTGAGCTCACATtattttgctttctttttccATTACTACCAAACATAGTATTTGTTGAGCAGGGTGAATAGAAATCATCAAGGTCAGAAAGCGCACAGCCAGATCTCTATGTAGTTTCTAGATAAGCTGTTCATTTAATATCTCTTCTGCAGCAATCAGTCCAGTGGCATTAAAGAAACCTCTGCATAAAGTCTGCCCAAAATGTTTATTAGCTCGTTGGCTTCATCTCTTTGGAATACAAAGAAAGATGATTTTAACATAATAGGGTGCCCCAATATGAAAACTGCCATTAAGCTTTGCTCCCTGCTCACGGTGGCTGGGCTGTTAAACTGTCCGGAAGCGAGAGCGGGGCTCCCACGGAGCAGGTCGTTGGGGGAAGGAAATAGTTTGTGTTTGGGAACAGGACCatttcctctggtctctgtgAAGCCAGGAGTCAAGCTGAGCCAGGAGTGGGACTCAGAGACACACTAGTCGGAGTATGCTCTTGTCTCTCCTGCCCTGCAACGCTAGTAAGATACGAAATACAGATCCATCCTTGGACTCCACAAGTCTGCTGCTGGTTGATTTCTTTCTCCAGCTCATTTGTCAGCcataaaaaaacttttgtttattttaacttTGCTCAGTTACATATGACCGATGGGTCCTTTGTATGAGTTGGTTTCTGGCACTCCCACCTGTGGAGGACTTGTCTGGCTTAGACCTATGTGAGGCTGCGTGTTTCCTCCACTCCAGTTGGCTACTAGTGACTCAGCAAGGCGGCACTGGACAGTTAATAATTAGCTCATGTTTCCTTGTCTCATTATCTTCAGAAAACCCTCTCTGATTGTGAAGATCACTCCTTATCTGTGGTAAATGAAACTAACTTAAAATCATGTATTAGTTTAATTATATTGTGTATTCTAGCCGCGTCTGTCATCTTAATAACACTGTCAAGTCCATAATGCTGAATCTCTGTCATGTGGTTATATGTATTAATGCTGTTACTTGTTTTTGAAGTTTCGAGACACAGAAAACTAGCCTGacgtcgtcatactcagattctagtcagaatatgaacttaccgacctcaaatgttgtgggcggggctaagttcagctggcatccaggctaacaGAAAACATTTCAGCACCATAAAGCTGTGGCAGTAGTTATAGGCTATTATAAAATTGGATATAAAAAGCTCTATTTTCAGTCCTTGTGAAGATGCCAGTCCATGCATGTATGTGATAATGATAAAGGCATTGGAGCTAATAAAACTAGTCCAATTTGAATCAATCCACTTCAATAGCCCAGGAACAAAGTAGGGAGGCAACGAACATTCATTAGTGAGcaatctgcagattattttcttgattaacgatgagttgtttgttttatgaaatgtcactaaaattagaaaaaaatatcCATCACACTTTCCTAAAGCCTAAGGTGAAGTCTTTGAACCACAGTTTgtttccaaccaacagtcccaaaggtattcaatttacaatcatAATAACCAGAGAAAGGCATTCAATCCctacatttaagaagctggaacaaGGTTATGTTTGGCATTGTTGCTTT from Perca fluviatilis chromosome 2, GENO_Pfluv_1.0, whole genome shotgun sequence includes the following:
- the crk gene encoding adapter molecule crk; amino-acid sequence: MAGNFDAEDRGSWYWGRLSRQEAVSLLQGQRHGVFLVRDSITSPGDYVLSVSENSKVSHYIINSISNNRQSGPVLAHPRFRIGDQEFDALPALLEFYKIHYLDTTTLIEPINKSRHTSFISLGPGGPPPRLEDEYVRALFDFPGNDEEDLPFRKGDILRVLEKPEEQWWNAQNSEGRAGMIPVPYVEKYRPASPSSMAGPGVPGGPPGGMGMLGNSDGSAAQSGPPLLGDPSQYAQPTPLPNLQNGPVYARAIQKRVPNAYDKTALALEVGDMVKVTKINVNGQWEGECKGKRGHFPFTHVKLLDQHNAEDELS